One Triticum dicoccoides isolate Atlit2015 ecotype Zavitan chromosome 5B, WEW_v2.0, whole genome shotgun sequence genomic window carries:
- the LOC119309871 gene encoding eukaryotic translation initiation factor 3 subunit G-like, with product MAHDASARAAAINFWKDPNAESCCICGEEDAVEKHGELSCPYDYLVSSAGYVPCKARLAASRDDRDAPSGHRAFLRRFVRVTNLPERCPRPARIAELLARFGPLRMWHVAMDAPAVCKGFACVVFERREDAEKAIDELNCYCLHGHSLRIDWFYPGA from the coding sequence ATGGCACACGACGCGAGCGCGCGCGCTGCGGCCATCAACTTCTGGAAGGACCCGAACGCCGAGTCGTGCTGCATCTGCGGGGAAGAGGACGCGGTGGAGAAGCACGGCGAGCTCTCCTGCCCCTACGACTACCTGGTGTCCTCGGCCGGGTACGTGCCGTGCAAGGCGAGGCTCGCCGCCTCGAGGGACGACAGGGACGCGCCGTCCGGCCACCGCGCGTTCCTGCGCCGCTTCGTGCGCGTCACCAACCTGCCGGAGCGCTGCCCGCGCCCGGCTCGCATAGCGGAGCTCTTGGCCCGGTTCGGGCCCCTGAGGATGTGGCACGTCGCAATGGACGCTCCCGCGGTGTGCAAGGGCTTCGCATGCGTGGTCTTCGAGCGCCGGGAGGATGCCGAGAAGGCCATTGACGAGCTCAACTGCTATTGCCTTCACGGCCATAGCTTACGAATAGACTGGTTTTATCCCGGCGCCTAA
- the LOC119309872 gene encoding eukaryotic translation initiation factor 3 subunit G-like, with translation MASRRQRRKIGEKKKRRKTRAATIKKKIVNKSSAPAPQGRRNRRQEGTAPAKEQHDMKPTLHYSIIDLCTDGIPRFLLDAERRCREKRTCDFCGVGRIHDNDHFCPYNYIHGPFSLTTCRERCPPGRHPLLLASASGSAGSQHQLRRVVRVTNVPLSMIPGEHELHGLFKRFGPLVMCDLTSSRSHDPVGFGWVAFESREHAEEAIGKLKGHLVGDLRLRVDWVYPR, from the exons ATGGCCAGCCGTAGACAGCGGAGGAAGATCggcgagaagaagaagaggagaaagacCAGAGCGGCTACGATAAAGAAGAAGATCGTCAACAAGTCCTCTGCGCCAGCGCCGCAAG GACGCAGAAACCGGCGGCAGGAGGGAACGGCGCCGGCCAAGGAGCAGCACGACATGAAAC CGACACTTCACTATTCTATAATCGACTTGTGTACTGACGGCATCCCTCGTTTTCTCCTAGACGCTGAGCGCCGCTGCCGTGAGAAGAGGACATGCGACTTTTGCGGAGTAGGCAGAATCCACGACAACGATCACTTCTGCCCCTACAACTACATCCACGGGCCTTTCAGCCTCACAACATGCAGAGAGCGGTGCCCTCCGGGGAGGCACCCGCTCTTGCTGGCCTCCGCCTCCGGCTCAGCTGGGAGCCAACACCAGCTGCGCCGAGTCGTGCGCGTGACCAACGTGCCGCTGAGCATGATCCCCGGCGAGCATGAGTTGCATGGGCTCTTCAAGCGGTTCGGGCCGCTTGTCATGTGCGACTTAACGAGCTCGAGGAGCCATGACCCCGTGGGATTCGGGTGGGTCGCGTTCGAGAGCCGTGAGCACGCGGAGGAGGCCATCGGCAAGCTCAAGGGCCACCTCGTCGGTGACCTCAGGCTCCGAGTTGACTGGGTATACCCACGCTGA